A genomic region of Oncorhynchus mykiss isolate Arlee chromosome 4, USDA_OmykA_1.1, whole genome shotgun sequence contains the following coding sequences:
- the ripply2 gene encoding protein ripply2 — MENIIGHCGLTGGVTGRIFVQQPANLWRPWVGKADRERRVTENTPYTKPIGGFPDTKYCKSPQITHPVKLFWPKSRCFDYLYQDAEMLLRTYPVQATICLYEDSSSNDDEESFSDNDEEE, encoded by the exons ATGGAAAATATCATCGGTCATTGTGGATTAACTGGCGGAGTTACCGGAAGAATTTTTGTTCAACAGCCAGCTAATTTGTGGAGACCTTGGGTTGGCAAAGCGGACAGAGAACGCAGGGTCACGGAAAACACG CCTTACACAAAGCCCATTGGAGGATTTCCAGACACCAAATACTGCAAGAGTCCACAGATCACACACCCAGTAAA GTTGTTTTGGCCCAAATCGAGATGCTTCGATTATCTGTACCAGGACGCAGAGATGCTTCTGCGCACCTATCCAGTGCAAGCAACCATCTGCCTCTATGAAGACTCGAGCAGTAATGATGACGAGGAGAGCTTTAGTGACAATGACGAGGAAGAGTAG